atgatttgttactaaaatacagtaccaatattttgtgtaatttgtttaaaaccgATCTTACAGTCATaagtccattactgtaatgcgtccatgaaaacatttgatgttttcatgtcaataaaccgttataaataagcgctcccgtcagggggggacatttcacgctggccagctatttttcggcacacaccggcccgttgtcgatcaagtttcattttacaatcgtgacaacagtGACGCtctgctgaccaaatgtcggtttatattcgggcctgtGCAGATTTtgcgtacccgactcctcatcgtgacataaactggagtatgattggaaattttgtggtctcaggacgagctctgacgcacgggagggGACcgaacgggaggaaacatcggttttgggcatcaaatatgaatctagcgactggatcgaccgaagcttttccaaataacggcttttatgcaactcatccaatgagtttacagcgtctgaaagcaccggggcttccataatttgcaagtgaatccacctttagaaactacgatcaatgacaatacagacacacaatgacggacaacatggcggcacaatatagcgatcacgtgattgtgtgacgttggtgattggggtctatacatctTCAACACCACAAAAAATTCTTATTTCATCATTTGCAAACTTGTGTCCCCAAAGTTGATTTCTGTtggaaaaaaatcatctttgccatttttttctttattcgtGTTTTGTTGTCTTCAGATCCGGAACAAAAGTCATTCATAGTGCTTGACATCACATTAACTGCGATTGAAAATTGGAATCCCTTGACAGCactactattaatattaataattaattcTAATCACCGCGATCCGTCATGTACAATATACTTATCATGTACTGTACCTTCCAGTCTGTGAAGAACAACTTCAGCATGCATTAGTTTGCCAACAGTCGAGTGTCGGTGACGTGGGGGCTCCTCTTTCACTTCACAAGGATGCTCCTGTCCCGCGGACATTTTCCCCACTTGATTTCTGAATACTAAGACGAAGATTAGCTAATGATTTTTGAGACCATAATGCCGGACACGTCGTCgcgaaaagaggaaaaaatggcGAGTCTTTATCTTTTATCTTCTTCATGTCTTTATTTCTTTGATCTCTTTCTGTAATAAAAAAGCCAATACGGAGAGCGGCAGTAGCAAGCGAGTCTACATCGTACAGCCAATCACGGGATTAGCGCCAAGAAAGTCAAAATCTGCGCAGCCAATCATGAGCGTGGTCCGATTGCGGAAGAGGAGGGCTGTTTATCGTtgtcaaagcactttacattcaGACACTTTCTTGGAAGATTTACGTTCGCGAATTCGTTAGCATATTAGCGTCGGTCGCTAATGGAGttgtatgtgtatttttttttatagcatcgcgatgcatatacaatatttatgttgcatgatctGTATTATTTGCTGTGTACGGTAATTTCCCATTACGGCCGCTTGATAGCACCGTTCATCTATTTGTTGTGAGCGAATTCAGTCATGATATGCTTGTTAGTGCATATGTGCATTTGACTGTATTTTCCTGTTTAATTTGAAATTTATGAAAGTATTTTAGCTTATTCCTTTTTTGTTGTGTTGTTTACAGACTGATTTCATACCGTATTCCCTGTGGAGTTACAATTTCTCATTTTTTATACATCAAGGAAGACTTGGATGAATATTAAGCAAATGGAAGCCATTTGAATTCAGCAGTGGATTCATGTCACCTTTCTACCTGTGCTCTGATCGGCACACCATCCTGTTAACAATTAGTCCTGACAAGGAACTAGCCCTTTAACGTCACCTCAAGAACACTAACAAATGGCGCGTTTTATTTGAATTCTCCTTCCTTTTAAATCACTCCAAAACCTCATCTGGTCCTATCTGCTTTTAATGTATTGATACTTTATCATTCTCACTGTTGTGTCTGTGTTCTTCTCTTATTAATGTGATTCTTATACACAAATTTAACTTCTAATTCtatgcttttttaaaatttttatattttattgttatttatgtgattGTGTTTCCATCCTTCTTTTAAAGCACCATTGAGGTTAATAACAACtgcaaaataaaattattattgaTAAATACATAACTGCTTTTGAGTAGGTTgacaaataattaaacccagtttataatgttaaattgatcaataattgatttacacgaattgcattttcattaaagtgcctatgaccgtaaaaagcatgttttttccCATATtttacgcagtattttatgctcctgaatgaaacagaccgcttggatgtgtgtggaagcgatcgctatatttatttagtgttttgaatcccgcgccatgaaaatgagtgacttccggctccagtctcgagttgagaaagagggcgctgtgacgtgtacaacAGAAGGAGTCCTCTCACTATCCAGCCATACTGTTGGATgaaaaggactaaggattcagttgattttgcggattaatttgtttatttttcacaacatgccagccaaacggctgcagaaaaattttgCTGCACCAAGGAAAGGCTTGagccttttggggtttcaaaaggttccccttcaccggtggatattggccaaaacaagccctactactgtgggaccattggacttaggagcaagtgagtaaacatcgtgttttgtattatgtcaaatactgggatcattttaatacgtaggtggcttgcattttgtggctgacatgcttctTCTCCACTTGGCCGATGACACCAGCgggttgtcgcacatcccccctatGAGCACtatggaggaagtcggcgtgatgtcacgatgacgtcaccttgcttagcaacgtgtcgccattttgtgaagtgggaacgcacagctaaacattccatagacaaacgtctgaaattcatatatttcaggtgtgttttgcgtcttttttcctaaaaacgtcttaaacgtggcttactatcatcacgagtcactgccgacagacacgaggaggcgatgcaatttaaaattagcgtttattggcgtacaaagctgccgatacaaagtcgcagctgatagctggataaacaaaggaatggcctgcagtggagttcggaaacatctacaactacctcataaagtcactcagtaagttgacctttatcatttacgtggaatatgtactgtgtggaactgagaaaattggttgtatatacgaagtgattatttctgccgttaccggtaattcgcctccaagcgttatttagccgtcaacacgtcacggcaaaataaccaattcccaccaggccaataatataccgattgactaatcatagctgttcacggcaaaagaaaaaaaaatgctttgcgagttgccggttaaggtaaaaataaccactgcctagactATTGAATCTACTATTGAatcgtagcagctaattggggcaaaaaataatcgattaaactcaccagtaataaaatgtcggctgcaaacgtcaatgtgcttggatttaggttcccacaggcgaaaatagtccacggaaccgtcttcttttactgttccttgaTTAATTGCgctcagccatttgtttctcctttaCTCCTCActtggaagaatgaagaacttcaaatgcggctccgaactcttccttatgtgacaacccgcaacagagcaacttttagtcattccgacggaaaaaagaccgcaaataagacaaaatttCAACGAGTTTGTATTacaagcaactgcttgtgactcgtcttttgccccattgtcaatatggcgacgctttgttgtggctggtaacgtcattaaatgcccggatgtctgACTTCCTCTATACTcggtttattgccctcttcgtgtgcccggtgttctgtcaaatttcccACCCAAATTTCCCGTTTCAGaaaattgtgttaaaaatagccgcaaatacagcggttacaaagtaaacactacaaacttttttaaaataaaggactatttacttacatttCATCATGGATGGGTAGATAGAAAAGATCTCGTaagacacattctgtctgtcatgtcaGCTGCACAACCACTGCacaccgtgtagtaaagcattattttcattatattcgtgttgaccatgtggcagctgcgcgttcctccgatgtcggccggtttgtccggcggtactctccagggCTCTCcgagctagttttgtgtgatttttcgcttggaaaagcaaaaataagactttgcgacgtcactcggttcaggttagcatgtcggctatctGTAACGCCTCCAGGTTTGTTTACATTGCCGGGGGGCAGGGACAtgtcaaaagcctgactaactacggcggCATAATATAGCGTTCGGGAGgttcgacagtaaaggtgaagtcgacagttttgaccattatggagtcattttgcataaatgcatttttattatttcatattcaatttagcacaagattgttatttgtcatgaccgtaccatttatttagcaattgggaaaaatacttagataaaaagaatatcctttacaaatattggagagactgaaacaatgacattttgccgctctcttcgtcgcattttcctcgttatgaataattcccccccAATGGGCTGcaaactaaatcagatgaaaccattctcctgctgacgtcatccacctgttggggacgctagagccctataatggtaggcgtggctagatGGCGGATTAAAactctaatttctcgtcatctgcggttTGCCAAATTATtaaatatagtcgaatcgtctcaaaatatgattttaattcacataatataataaatgctATTTAACCTTTGTTTTATCCTGTTGTACGCACTTTGATTAATAATTATCCATTTGTTGTTTATGGTTAACCTTTTTGTGTATGTGTAATTACAGTAAAACTGTTCTCATGATGTAACCTTTCACTGTCTTGTTTAAAACCATAcccttccatttttcctccaggaTGCCACATCTGAAAGCGGTGTCTCTCACAGCTCTGATCGCAGTACTGTTAATACATCATTGGATAACACGGACTCAAGAACATCAACCCGCTAAACTTGCATTTGATCACAGACACATTGATGAATTCATCTCTACTTTTACATGTTTTGGAAGGAtgtttttgtgtgcttttttgCCAGCATAATTGCTAATTGGGAGCCAGTGGATGATCTCGTGGCGTTTGTTGGCCTGAATTAAACTGTCCCAGCATTGTCAACACATGAAATCTTCTAGCTGCATCCATCTGACAAGGCTTCTGCAAAATATTCATtaaaatcaaaaaaagaaaaacttgcctGGGCCCTGGAAAACTTCTCGCAAGTCTGCTGGTTCTGTGCCTGGCCAGCAAGCAGCTGAAAGGTTTGTGTCTATTTGTGTGTGTCTCATCTGATAGCAGTATACTCACTACCATCTATATTATTCACAGACTCTTCCACTCTTGAAGACCAAGAGCATGAGGCAAGAGGGGAAGCCCCATAGAAAAGGCGATATAAAGAAAATCATCAATACCAGTGCCAAAAATGTGGAAAGGCAAAAATCTGCTCCACTGGTCATAGCCAAGTAAAAGGGAAATGGTATTGTCCTGATTCCGAACAAACCATACAGGAGTGGAGAAACACGGTCTAAAGTGCCTGCCATTGTAAATACAATTTggaaacattattcaaaacaaaatgttaatttttgcttgtgaataattgccactttttttcttatatattttgaatatttgcttgaaatTGCACTTTGTAAATAGTTTTGGATGTGAATAATTCCCACTTTTTCatcatgtcaaatatttttggatattgttgacattttttgttgttgaataatttccagtttttattttgtgCTCATGcataattgctatttgtttgCCATGGCATAATACTGGAGGTACATAAAGTCCTTTTAACGttatattgtaaatatttttgtcgctgcaaaattgcaatttttaaaaaattattttacaatCATACATTGTTTATTTCTTAGTGTAATTGCATTTGAAATGCTCCTTACTACATACATTTAGACAAGGGCGtacgtttgcatagggacggtagggatataacattattaacttttcaagatgctcaagttgtccccaccaacttttaaaggggaactgaagacctttccggattttggtgtaattttatgaatataaacttgggacaagttcgtcaaaacaaccatgacattatcaacacgtaattgtaatgataatttgcgtttttttagtttttttgcactccgttaatggtcccttcgcaaacccggaagtgtgacgtaggcaacagaagactacccacagctaacatagcagcaacaacgatgtcagtgatatttccaccaaaggtaaccattcaggatcgctctttcgtgacgctaccgatggcaaaggctcccaggaaagatgaactacaattaatccctacatgtttgaacctgaggcgtcagatgacggcgatttacttgacacagcagatggcgtcatgacgccaattgacagctcgacacttcacgaacgggagagtgagtggtaaatccagcatcgtgattttttttattagaatgcgattacatggttgtataattttccatgctctacacatagctaaaactggatattaggtaatgggacagctcctaccgatctaaatatgataaagctagcccaaatgtggctaaatgaatgctctacacatagctaaaactggattttaggtaatgggacagctcctaccgatctaaatatgataaagctagcccaaatgtggctaaatgaatgatatgttattgatatttcaaaataaatgacaaaaccattttattttccaggtgttgctgtaaaccgtcaagtaattacccttccaagagtatgcctgtgtcatcaggagatcccagacgtgagagccaaacttgcgaggctgaagcactgacaggggcatgaatttcattaaaaaaataaaaccataaattgttaacaacattgacacattttgttgactgtttaatgtattctattggtatataatattttgtaattatattacattctgaaaaaatattcaataggccgcaataataaatgataccaggtttatgttgaatcagcattagctttcgttgtcagattgtgacacatgttataccaagcacacaacggcacacatcaaagagcataattttagtaagcaacacaaagttaggatagcaacggactagcgcaacattgaaaaatgataatggcagtgggaaatatgtatttactcttctctgtagcatgaagtgttctctatacaaagataatgcattatcattaaaatatgaaggtaacttgatttttcttttaaaaaatgtgtactgtatatatgactagtttatgatttcatatcatcaaaatttgctacatttatttctcctaaatcatcgtcatctgatgtcgcagacggaagaaattcagcatctggcaggcctcataggatctcttcagtcgtcatcgctggacaccgcatcacttcggtcatcatatgactcgacccactctctcttgattttgggaaactgggtggcaactgacttgcaacgcttttttcatcgtgttgagggtttccgccacttaattttttatgtttggcttcctggaggaaaaaaaaaatcacagcagcatgaaaatattggatgaatcccaattttaatttaataataatttcttggtgatcaaataataatgccccagtcatagcagcatctatttgatgctattgttccctcttcaaataggcagaccttgatgttgaaatataaaaaacgagccaaggacctatttggtgctggggacatttgaatttacataacacctattgatatagtaagaaaatcacatgagtagacgacatgtcagccaacctatctacttatgacaggccaacagcaaaaaaaaaaaaaaaaaaaaatgtcgcacttcaacaaactggcagtaggagtccccctcgtttataaaaaaaagaaaagccattaatgttctacttacgtctttggaaaaccaaggttgcattgttgtaggttttcaaagctgtcgtggctgaaatgatgaaaacaatgagccgattggggacctgtatgcatgctaacaaaaacggtccaaacctttgcagaagtttttttttggaccactcctagagtctcgagtcttcctgtgagtaattcatatcgctacacgtagagatggcatgacgaatcccgcgagtaaaacccagaaaatgtttgcaatatatggcgaggatagcgtggtgctatatttccgtgttcagagtggtggcgaggcttcttggaagttacgtcacgaggtaggggtcggcagaacggcgcgtccctcgttgctatggtgttgctatggccataactcaaaaactacgcggtcaattatttatttttttttatgtgactttttgagagagcgaatgacgcatttaatacaattcaactgagtaaaacacttaagagcgaaatctgaaaagctcttcagttcccctttaagcaaccttatttgcattatacaatgaaTTCAGCTATAAATGTAATTTattattgtcttcccatgtgttgttagtatagaactgaccctactattattaagtgaattactttcattatgttcagacttacatttaccccttttcacttgctgaatgtaccgGTCCATTTCTCCCCCGTCAAACgctcgtttgattggctgatgactagaacccccacattcacacaatcccgacTGAAATACATGTCAATATGCCGCCTCCTTCGCCCCCTTTAAAAAGGGGGGATATTTCAAGTTTTCTTTTTTGGGccggcagcagcagccactgtaagtaatgtaaaaagatgtcagtgttgtggaggtggggaatactccactaattttgctactgaaagtccgacctgcatcagagttagcataacattaaactgtgtgaacttgctaacctccaaaattcgagtagaaagctgcttagagaggtgtTTTCCTGTGTTTTCagagcagaaattttccaagatggcgccgcacatctttcgctcaggaaacttgtctattgcAACAGAAAGTCTTTCGCAAGCACATTATCCATcaatttagcattttataaGTGATAATGGGATTTCATTTGCTATTGTGTTCTCAATATCATTGAAAGAAACTGTTAAAACTGTTTTTCCAGATAATTATTAAATGTCATGTCATAGGAAATGATGCAGTTAGGATCCATCTGGTGGTAAGATTACAAATATGAATGGCCAACTAAATTAAAACAAGTTTTATTGCTATTGTTTTTATCGTGTTTCCTGTAACACCTAAAGAGTTTGTTGACAGGATGAAATCATATTCACTGCAACGTGAGTAAGTGAACGAACAGGAGAGTGGAGACACAGAGCCAACGCGCCTTGCAAAAGGCGTCAATTCTGGGATGATATGTCATGAGCCGACCCGCTTTGTGGCTGAATGCCCATTCTTGTATAGCTTATCCAAGGCGATCCGCTCTGGCCATGCTCCTTGCTGTAAAGCTGGAGTACGTATGTGCATCTCGTGATTAATACTGCGCTTGCATTCCTTGTGGCACATCACCAGAACATGCACGCCTCACAGTGCGTCAGTGGAATGGCTAATTTTATCCGATATAGATGGCTTCAAAACCTCTCCCAAGTCATCATGTTCACGGCCTTCTAACCTTGCAGCGGATACTGTTGAATTCTTTGAAATTATTTGATCGTTTATTAAATTTACCAACCTACCTGGTAATATCTCAACaagttaccaaaaaaaaaaagttattgaatGATGATATATCAGATAAAATGGAGCGATTAATGATCAGACATAgagtcatgtaaaaaaaaaatgatggcaccccattaaatattcagttctttattaagaaatgttcacatatcaatgtctgatcttgtttttctctctggaaaagtgatttaattgcaggtaaacaagaaaaattaacattgttttactcattaaaccaaatatatcaacaaaaatgcatattctaactgaggaaaaagttaggacaccctaccacctaatagctagtgttacccccctttggctgaaataacgtcggtctgaagaaagtttgccccactcctcaacgcaaaaTACTTTCAGCAGTGAGATGTTTGAGTGTTTCTTGCATGTATAGCCCGATTCAAGTCACCCTAGAGCATCTCAGTggaattaagatctgggctttgactcggctgtTCATGGCTGGGGTTTAATTTGTCGGTAGagtttatttcaacaaattctgtgtagtttgttagttatttaataacgggcatgaaaatgggtcaggggttacaaAGGTGAGACAGGTGTGGTGGAATTATGTTCCGgtagactagggctgtcccaaacgagtaattttccccaggttagtcagccgactaattTTACGATTAGTTGGATAtattaatctaataattttttttttttttttttttaattttagcaaTGAAATGTTTGTTGACTCTTATTCATtcccaaaacattttggaacatttaaattctttaataaagtacaaataaacatgtaaataacaataattaatcccacataaacaatgaggtaaaatgctgatggcatttactagtgcaaaagaatggaatgtaaacagattgagaacactgactttgcctttcaaacattattcaaaacaagtctcaaaaaaaaaaaaaaaatctagcattattattatagtagctATACTACGATATAAAATCGTATTATAACTATAATTAAtcgttgccaatcatatttttcataaagggtgttatTTTAGTGTAGAATAAGAATTCTGTAGtgttatagtatatatataatagtatcaattctgaagtatgtgggattaagtccagaaatcgttatttactgtatatgacgaacatgacgtgacgtttactttgaaatgttcaccgtaagctttttgtcattgcttgtggtgtcactaatagatttttatttttcatttttttgtttgcaaatgctgttaaccagcgatttttcatgtttgaagtgtcaccttttaaccgcaggtTTGCTTTTGGAgatgactgccaatgttttgtaGCCGGTTAAAGTACAGtagattgtcttttttccctatTAGTctaaatgtagcaatgctaacgtttgtttattatagatatgtttcttattttgtatgtccaaACTGTAATTCTACAGCATGCTGATGACCAATAAATATCGGTTaaaagaactggagtcttaTATGTCatcaacacgcacacacaaatgtatgcacgcacgcacgcggtgACAttccgcagccgtgaaaattaccgccctcatttttatttaccttaagataaatggactcattgcatgtcacgacaggcttagcaacttcaataaaacatgttgttagttagttagatggacttctgATCTGCCAGTGTCCATTATTCTCAACTTTGTACagaatttgttaaaatcacctccacccccaattaaacccccgctaacttgaaaattaagcctaatgtcaaaagttctgatcttccccttttgGACCTCCACTCAAAGGGTGGAACctcacatacaggctttaacttgAAGGATTTTACAGCCAACCGGAGATTGTAGTATTCTTCAAGTATGTACAAAGGTACTTTGAAGAAGTGGGGTGTAAATCACTCATTTTATGATACAATTTCAATTCTTTGGACAATGTTTTCTGATATTAAAGTCGATTTAATGCAGTATTATTGGCACAGTGTGGtttcttgtgtgttgttttatgtTGCTCTTGTAActgaatttttgaccacaaactgagcaggaaaaagattTTTTACTAGAGTGGTTTCTTCTGTGTTGTTTTAATTGTTGCTGCGGAGCATATCTTGGATCACAAAcgatttttcgccagtgtgggttctttcgtgacTTCGTAAGTTTGGCTTTTCAgcaaatctttgatcacaaaccgagcaggaaaagggttttttgccagtgtgggttcttgtgtgtctttttaagtgttgcttttgagagaatccttgaccacaaacttagcagggaaaaggtttttcgccagtgtgggttcttgtgtgttttgacAAGTTTCCTTACTGAACCTTTTCCacaaactcagcaggaaaaaggtttttcgccagtgtgggttcttgtgtgtcgttTTAAAGTTCCCGCCTgaccaaaactttttccacaaactgagcaggaaaaaggtttttcgccagtgtgggttcttgtgtgttgttttaaggtgctcttgtgactgaatctttgacAGCAAACTAAGcatgaaaaaggtttttctccagtgtgtgttcttgtgtgttttgttaAGTTTTGCTTTTcagtgaatccttgaccacaaactgagcaggaaaaaggtttttcgccagagtgggttcttgtgtgtcgatTTAAGGTTCCCGCCTGAACAAAAccttttccacaaactgagcaggaaaaaggtttttcgccagtgtgggttctttcgtgacTTTGTAAGTTATGCTTTCCAgcaaatctttgaccacaaactgagcaggaaaaaagtttttctccagtgtggtttCTTTCGTGACTTTGTAAGTTATGCTTTAGAgcaaatctttgaccacaaactgagcaggaaaaaggtttttctccagtgtgtgttcttgtgtgttttgttaAGTCTCCCGCATGAACAAAAccttttccacaaactgagcagcaaAAAGGTTTTTTGGCAATGTGGGTTCTTTGGTGACttcgtaagttttgttttccagCAAATTTTTGATCACAAACCGAGCAGAAAaagggtttttcgccagtgtgggttctttcgtgacTTTGTAAGGTTTGCTTttgagtgaatctttgaccacaaactgagcaggaaaaaggtttttctccagtgtgggtttttTCGTGACTTTGTAAGTTTTGCTTTTGGgcaaatctttgaccacaaaataagcaggaaaaaggctttttgccagtgtgggttcttgtgtgttttgttaAGTCTCCTGCCTGAACAAAACCTTTTccacaaactgaacaggaaaaaggtttttcgccagtgtgggtttttgTGTGTCGTGTTAAGTTGTTCTTGTGActaaatctttgaccacaaaatgtgcaggaaaaaggtttttcaccagtgtgggttctttcgtgactttgtaagttttgctttatagcaaatctttgaccacaaactgagcaggaaaaaggtttttcaccagtgtgggttctttcgtgaATTTGTAAGCTTTGCTTTTGAgcaaatcttttaccacaaactgagcaggaaaaagttttttctccagtgtggctcCTCGTATACGC
This sequence is a window from Corythoichthys intestinalis isolate RoL2023-P3 chromosome 13, ASM3026506v1, whole genome shotgun sequence. Protein-coding genes within it:
- the LOC130927965 gene encoding gastrula zinc finger protein XlCGF57.1-like — encoded protein: HSSYNDDGHKTSHSDNKLCKSSRAYTRSHTGEKTFSCSVCGKRFAQKQSLQIHERTHTGEKPFSCSVCGQRFAIKQNLQSHERTHTGEKPFSCTFCGQRFSHKNNLTRHTKTHTGEKPFSCSVCGKGFVQAGDLTKHTRTHTGKKPFSCLFCGQRFAQKQNLQSHEKTHTGEKPFSCSVCGQRFTQKQTLQSHERTHTGEKPFFCSVCDQKFAGKQNLRSHQRTHIAKKPFCCSVCGKGFVHAGDLTKHTRTHTGEKPFSCSVCGQRFALKHNLQSHERNHTGEKLFSCSVCGQRFAGKHNLQSHERTHTGEKPFSCSVCGKGFVQAGTLNRHTRTHSGEKPFSCSVCGQGFTEKQNLTKHTRTHTGEKPFSCLVCCQRFSHKSTLKQHTRTHTGEKPFSCSVCGKSFGQAGTLKRHTRTHTGEKPFSC